CATCGGCCCTCCGGTTTGGAAGAGTTCGTGCAGACGAGATCAAACCGGCTGCCTGTGCCGTGCTCTCAGAAATGGGGATTTCCCACCTCAGCTCCCGCGCAACCCATACCCTCTCCGGCGGGGAGAAGGTTCTCGTAGCATGTGCAGCAGCCCTTGCACTCCCTCCTGAGATACTCATCCTTGACGAGACTGATACTCACCTGGACCGAAAAGCAGCAGAAAACCTTGAAACTATGATTCAGCGTCGGCCCGCTCCCTGTGTACTTCAGTGCACGCAGGATATGGATACCGCATCCCGTGCTGACCGTGTGATATACTTTGAGCATGGCCACCCCCGATACATCGGCACCCCGGAAGAGACGTTCAGTCACCTGTATAATACAGAGATGTACCCATCATTATGGAGGATCGCAGGATGCATCTGACGGCAGAGCATCTCTCTGTCTCTCGTGGCAAATGGACACTCACAGCGAATGGTGTGTTTAATACAGGCGTACACTTAGTTACCGGGCCGGTAGGAAGCGGGAAGACAACACTCGCATCTGCCCTTGCAGGCATTCTTAAACCCGCATCCGGAAGAATAATTCGAGACGGCAGAACACATCTCACCCTTTCTATGCAGTTCCCGGAATACCACGTGACAGGATTCCTTGTTAAAGACGAAATCCATTCCTGGCATCTTCCGGAAAGCGAGATTCTCTTAAAGGCAGGACTTGCTGGCAGGCAAAATACAAAGACACTCACTCTGTCCCGGGGTGAACTCAAGCGTCTGCACCTGACCTGCCTCCTCAGCGGATCATGGGATGTGGTAATACTGGACGAACCCTTTGCGGGACTTGACTGCAGGGAGAAG
Above is a window of Methanogenium organophilum DNA encoding:
- a CDS encoding ATP-binding cassette domain-containing protein, yielding MIQVENLHHRFLEIEYLRIGEGHTAIIGPNGSGKTTFLKLCAGIELPERGTVTISGKEPRAVNTGWVGEVPDNNLVFRTVADEVASALRFGRVRADEIKPAACAVLSEMGISHLSSRATHTLSGGEKVLVACAAALALPPEILILDETDTHLDRKAAENLETMIQRRPAPCVLQCTQDMDTASRADRVIYFEHGHPRYIGTPEETFSHLYNTEMYPSLWRIAGCI
- a CDS encoding energy-coupling factor ABC transporter ATP-binding protein; the protein is MHLTAEHLSVSRGKWTLTANGVFNTGVHLVTGPVGSGKTTLASALAGILKPASGRIIRDGRTHLTLSMQFPEYHVTGFLVKDEIHSWHLPESEILLKAGLAGRQNTKTLTLSRGELKRLHLTCLLSGSWDVVILDEPFAGLDCREKTRICTTIEERKHPLTIIFTHEQAVLPAADFIWEIENNTLVYRGRVPDAIPAWKGAPRYLSYALEQGACPMNIRIQDAEVALCRMHD